CGAAGCATTGTCGGCCGCTGCCGACCGCGGCCCGCCGATCGCCGATTGGTTGCGACGAATTGCCGGTTGGAAGCGACGCTGGCCGGTCTGTCCCGACGCATGGCGGCAGGAAGCGGAGATAAACCCGTATGTCTTCGTGAAGGCGCTATCGCACGAGTGCCGCGAAGGCGAGACGATCTTTCTCGATACTGGCTGCACGCTGGCGTGGTGCATGCAGGCGTTCGATTTCAAAGCCGGCCAGCGGCTGTTCCACGACTGGAACAACACGGCCATGGGCTGGGCGCTGCCGGCGAGCATCGGCGCCAGTTTCGCACGAGACCGCCGCCCGGTGGTTTGTGTCACCGGCGATGGCAGCCTGCAAATGAACATCCAGGAAATGGCCACCGTGGCGCGGCACAAGCTGCCGATCAAGCTTTTCCTGCTCAACAATCACGGGCACAGCATGATTCAACAAACACAGGACCAGTGGCTCGGCTCGCGGTATCACGCTTCCAGCGTCGACGGCGGCCTGGCCGATCCCGACTATGTGGCGATCGCCGCGGCGTATGGCTTTCGCACGATGACGCTCAGCCGGAACAGGGATTTGGCCTCCGCCATCGCCAGCGCGATGAACGCCGACGGGCCGGTGCTCTGCCATATGGACGTTCGTGCGGAACATCGAGTGATTCCCCAGGTGAAGTTCGGCCGGCCGAACGAAGACCCCGAGCCGTTGCTGCCGCGCAGAGAGTTTTTGGAAAACATGATCATCGAGCCTGTGGAGGTATCGACGCGCAGTGCGGTTCCGGCGCCGCATATCGCACCGGCAAGAAAGCCTGTGGCGAACCAGGCCAATGTAGAAACAAGGTAGGGTGGGCCGGCGCTCGCAAGCTCGCTGGTCCCACCTTACGACAACGACCAACCGAAACCGAATGAATCTCAAAGAAGTGCGACCATCTGCCCGGCCGGCCCTCGGCCGAGAAATCAACCTCCTCGACCGATATCCCCGCAGCAAGCGGCCGATCGACGAGCGGGCCGCCCTGGTCACCGACGAGCACCGCCGCGTCGCGCGACAATTCGGCAAAGACTTTTTCGATGGCGATCGGCTGTTTGGCTACGGCGGCTATCATTATCATCCGCGCTTCTGGCAAGAGACGGTCCGCCGCATTCGCGATTACTACGCCTTGCCGGACGACGCGGCCATTCTCGACGTCGGCTGCGGCAAAGGTTTTATGTTGCACGACTTCCAGGAGCTGATGCCGCGGGCCACGCTGGCGGGCATCGACATCTCGCAATATGCGCACGACCAGGCCCTGCCGAGCGTCAAGCCGCTGCTCGCGGTCGGCTGCGCCACCGAGTTGCCCTACGCCGACCGCTCGTTCGATCTGGTGATCTCGATCAACACCGTCCATAATCTGCCGCTCGACGGCTGCAAACAAGCGCTGCGCGAGATCGAGCGCGTCAGCCGCGGGCAGAGTTTCGTCACGGTCGACGCCTGGCGCACCGACGCTGAACGCGAGCGGCTGTTGAAGTGGATCCTCACCGCGCTCACCTACATGCACGTCGACGATTGGAAGCGACGGTTCGCCGAAGTCGGCTATTCGGGCGACTATTACTGGTTCATCCCGGAGTAAACCATGCGCACCGAAGCCGCGCTCCTTGTCGAGCTGAACCAGCCCCTGCGGCACGGCATGCACTGTCGTCAGTTGCGTTTGCCC
This region of Pirellulales bacterium genomic DNA includes:
- a CDS encoding class I SAM-dependent methyltransferase produces the protein MNLKEVRPSARPALGREINLLDRYPRSKRPIDERAALVTDEHRRVARQFGKDFFDGDRLFGYGGYHYHPRFWQETVRRIRDYYALPDDAAILDVGCGKGFMLHDFQELMPRATLAGIDISQYAHDQALPSVKPLLAVGCATELPYADRSFDLVISINTVHNLPLDGCKQALREIERVSRGQSFVTVDAWRTDAERERLLKWILTALTYMHVDDWKRRFAEVGYSGDYYWFIPE